The following are from one region of the Thermosinus carboxydivorans Nor1 genome:
- the ilvD gene encoding dihydroxy-acid dehydratase — MRQKCQDARKLWAQVDALRLGMNWSEEDTEKPHILVDDVFGESHPGSFHLDVLSEEAAIGIYENGGKPARHHVTDICDGWGQGHDGMNYILASREVIADMVELHASVIPWDGMVLISSCDKSIPAHLMAAARVDIPTIHIPGGSMRSGPGITTSGLAGPISAKAKKGQIADAEVRNYKLTGCPSCGACQFMGTASTMQCMAEALGMTLPGNALLPATFTEIRRIARLAGRQVVRLAEQGITAAKILTKDAFVNAIKVHAAIGGSTNALIHLPAIAHELGITIESEMFDQASREIPYLANVQPSGQYVTELFWFAGGIPLVQWYIKDYLNLDVMTVTGKTLGENLEQLWQDGFFDRCHQHLKTFGLSPDDVIRPVSKAKQYGSIAILKGNIAPDGSVIKYSAVVPSMHRHTGPAAVFDSEEAAQQAIIAGKIKPGDVVVIRYEGPRGSGAPEMFMTTDAIVFDETLNGTVALVTDGRFSGATRGPCVGHVSPEAAEGGPLALVEDNDLIEIDIPGRQLNIVGVAGERKSPAEIAAILAARKAAWQPPARPSRKGIFKQFTEKAASLMAGAYTK, encoded by the coding sequence ATGCGACAAAAGTGTCAAGACGCCAGAAAGCTGTGGGCGCAGGTGGACGCGTTAAGACTAGGGATGAATTGGTCGGAAGAGGATACCGAAAAGCCGCATATTTTAGTGGATGATGTCTTTGGCGAAAGCCACCCCGGCAGTTTTCACCTCGACGTGCTCAGTGAAGAGGCGGCGATCGGTATTTACGAGAACGGCGGGAAACCGGCCCGGCATCATGTCACTGATATTTGTGATGGCTGGGGCCAGGGCCATGACGGCATGAACTACATATTGGCGTCGCGCGAGGTAATCGCCGACATGGTGGAACTGCACGCCTCGGTAATACCCTGGGACGGGATGGTCCTTATCTCCAGCTGCGATAAGTCGATACCGGCGCATCTGATGGCCGCCGCCCGAGTAGATATTCCCACTATTCATATTCCCGGCGGCTCGATGCGCAGCGGCCCGGGGATAACCACTTCCGGCCTGGCCGGGCCGATATCGGCCAAAGCCAAAAAGGGCCAAATAGCAGACGCTGAGGTCCGCAACTACAAACTCACAGGCTGCCCATCGTGCGGCGCCTGTCAGTTCATGGGAACGGCCAGCACCATGCAGTGCATGGCGGAAGCGCTGGGTATGACCCTGCCGGGAAACGCTTTGCTGCCGGCGACGTTTACCGAAATTCGCCGCATTGCACGACTAGCGGGCCGCCAGGTTGTCCGGCTGGCTGAGCAGGGAATCACCGCGGCCAAGATACTGACCAAGGACGCTTTTGTCAACGCCATTAAAGTGCATGCGGCCATCGGCGGCAGTACCAACGCCCTGATTCATCTGCCCGCCATCGCCCATGAGTTGGGGATAACCATTGAGTCTGAAATGTTTGACCAGGCGAGCCGGGAAATACCTTATTTGGCCAACGTGCAGCCCAGCGGCCAGTATGTGACCGAGCTGTTTTGGTTCGCCGGGGGTATTCCGTTGGTACAGTGGTATATCAAGGATTACCTTAACCTGGATGTCATGACCGTAACCGGCAAGACGCTCGGCGAAAACCTGGAGCAACTCTGGCAGGACGGCTTCTTTGACCGGTGTCACCAGCACCTAAAAACGTTTGGCCTTTCCCCTGACGATGTTATCAGGCCGGTAAGCAAAGCCAAACAGTACGGTTCGATCGCGATTTTGAAGGGCAATATCGCTCCCGACGGTTCGGTGATCAAATATTCGGCCGTTGTTCCGTCGATGCACCGCCACACCGGGCCGGCGGCCGTGTTTGACAGCGAGGAAGCGGCGCAGCAGGCGATCATTGCCGGAAAAATCAAGCCCGGTGACGTCGTCGTCATCCGCTATGAAGGCCCTCGCGGCTCGGGCGCGCCGGAGATGTTTATGACCACCGATGCCATCGTGTTTGATGAAACTTTGAACGGCACTGTCGCCTTGGTAACCGACGGCCGCTTCTCCGGGGCGACGCGGGGGCCGTGCGTTGGCCATGTTTCCCCGGAGGCCGCGGAGGGTGGCCCGTTGGCGCTGGTGGAAGATAATGATCTTATCGAAATCGATATCCCGGGGCGACAGCTCAACATCGTCGGCGTCGCCGGGGAACGAAAGTCGCCGGCGGAAATAGCCGCAATCCTGGCCGCCCGTAAGGCTGCCTGGCAACCTCCCGCGCGTCCGTCCCGGAAAGGGATCTTTAAGCAATTTACGGAAAAGGCCGCATCCTTGATGGCCGGCGCCTACACGAAGTGA